In Astyanax mexicanus isolate ESR-SI-001 chromosome 25, AstMex3_surface, whole genome shotgun sequence, a genomic segment contains:
- the LOC125787802 gene encoding uncharacterized protein LOC125787802 isoform X1, which produces MAPLHQCPKCPRRTFTLVKLIQHIGLVHAHKAHFSITCGINDCCSTFSKYHSYRRHVYRKHKHSVFPSPGSNEEVNEESVVEQDNTFDADLTQQSTPPSIDKLLENLRENLFGFILKCREKNHLPLSVQQDIVHDLNFLFCFFKENYDLFISYHLEKNGFPISECPELQQVLSTPDFFDKACDVIRSPHMIKEHCKSKMDMTEPFNYELRNASGNKIGTFSYVPIAEVLKKYCSLEDVWEEIVADAHKIRDDQILLDYTDGIYFKEHSYFKDHPQALRLHFYEDEFEIVNPLGSKRSKYKMCAFYYSVGNVSTRYRSKLSHIHLALLVRCSHLKECGLDVILQPVVDDLKKLSTEGFVLNVNGHECRINAALATFSCDNLSAHMIGGFTMSFNSGRICRYCMASYSEMKQKFREESFVLRTAEVHRYHLECVENDPASAALYGVHGTCKFDMLDYFDVTSCLPPDIMHDLLEGVLPLVMKLVICEAHKQKHITIQEINNELKSMTIGKNDRANKPVLLSEKLLRNSAIVGSASQKWCLFRLLPFLMADHVPPDSPYWRVFKLCAEITDVVMAPTVRKDELAVLEFVVQEFLTEMTNVFGNVLTPKCHFLTHYPRLMLMFGPLRALWCMRFESKHQYFKNIASTCKNFRNITSTLSNRHQMKQCWEFSSKGLLCDFEETLSKSVSTPFSSLPAELQKALICNDALRDVQFQDKVLQRVSCVSVNNVKYSLGDVFVISHLHTEMIPLFWKVKYILNIDTLWVMCGKILVPVSFDGHFHAYRVTLDKDWTLQIPGKELDHQALDTYSVDDNLFVSMKYLV; this is translated from the coding sequence ATGGCTCCACTGCACCAATGCCCAAAATGCCCACGTAGAACTTTCACCCTTGTAAAGCTTATACAACACATTGGACTTGTACATGCACACAAAGCTCACTTTAGCATTACTTGTGGTATAAATGATTGCTGTTCTACTTTTTCCAAGTACCATTCTTACAGAAGACACGTGtacagaaaacacaaacacagtgtttttcctTCCCCTGGGAGCAACGAAGAAGTTAATGAAGAATCAGTAGTGGAACAAGACAACACTTTTGATGCAGATTTAACCCAGCAGTCTACCCCACCAAGTATTGATAAACTGCTTGAAAATTTAAGGGAGAACCTTTTTGGCTTTATTCTAAAATGCAGGGAAAAAAACCACCTTCCTCTGTCAGTTCAACAAGATATTGTTCatgatttaaactttttattttgtttttttaaagagaacTATGACTTATTCATCTCTTATCATCTTGAAAAAAATGGCTTCCCTATTTCAGAGTGCCCTGAACTTCAGCAAGTTTTATCCACCCCTGATTTCTTTGACAAAGCTTGTGATGTAATTCGTTCTCCACACATGATTAAAGAACACTGTAAATCTAAAATGGATATGACAGAACCCTTTAACTATGAACTAAGAAATGCTTCTGGAAACAAAATTGGCACTTTTTCTTATGTACCCATTGCAGAGGTATTGAAAAAATATTGTTCTCTTGAAGATGTCTGGGAAGAGATTGTTGCAGATGCTCATAAAATTAGAGACGATCAGATTTTGTTGGACTACACTGATggaatttattttaaagaacattCATATTTTAAAGACCACCCACAGGCTCTAAGACTTCATTTTTATGAAGATGAATTTGAAATTGTTAACCCTTTAGGCTCTAAGAGAAGCAAGTACAAGATGTGTGCATTTTATTATAGTGTTGGCAATGTCAGTACAAGGTATCGCTCGAAACTCAGTCACATACATTTAGCTTTGCTTGTTCGCTGTTCTCATCTAAAAGAGTGTGGGCTTGATGTTATACTCCAACCAGTGGTAGATGACCTAAAAAAGCTCTCAACTGAAGGGTTCGTCCTAAATGTTAACGGACACGAGTGCAGAATTAATGCTGCCCTGGCTACATTTTCATGTGATAACCTGTCTGCTCACATGATAGGTGGGTTTACAATGTCTTTTAACAGTGGCAGAATTTGTCGGTACTGCATGGCCTCTTATTCTGAGATGAAACAAAAATTCCGGGAGGAAAGTTTTGTTCTTAGGACAGCAGAAGTGCACAGGTATCACCTTGAGTGTGTAGAAAATGATCCAGCAAGTGCTGCTTTGTACGGTGTACATGGTACTTGTAAATTTGATATGCTAGATTACTTTGATGTCACAAGCTGTCTTCCTCCTGATATCATGCATGATTTGCTAGAAGGAGTGCTGCCTCTTGTAATGAAATTGGTCATTTGTGAAGCTCATAAACAAAAGCACATAACCATACAGGAGATAAATAATGAGCTCAAAAGCATGACCATTGGGAAAAATGACAGGGCAAACAAGCCAGTGCTTCTCTCTGAAAAACTACTTCGAAATTCTGCCATTGTTGGGTCAGCCAGTCAAAAGTGGTGTCTATTCAGATTGCTGCCTTTCTTGATGGCAGACCATGTTCCACCTGATAGTCCATACTGGCGTGTGTTCAAACTGTGTGCTGAAATCACAGATGTAGTTATGGCTCCTACAGTGAGAAAAGATGAACTTGCTGTTCTGGAATTTGTTGTACAAGAATTTCTGACTGAGATGACAAATGTTTTTGGGAACGTTTTAACTcccaaatgtcattttttaacacATTATCCCAGACTTATGCTAATGTTTGGTCCTCTTCGTGCTTTGTGGTGTATGAGGTTTGAAAGCAAACACCAATATTTTAAGAACATTGCTAGCACATGTAAAAATTTCAGAAACATAACCTCAACTTTGAGCAACCGTCATCAGATGAAACAGTGCTGGGAGTTTTCCTCTAAAGGGCTACTATGTGATTTTGAGGAGACGCTCAGCAAAAGTGTAAGCACACCCTTTTCATCTCTACCAGCAGAGCTACAGAAGGCTCTTATTTGCAATGATGCTCTGAGGGATGTTCAGTTTCAAGACAAGGTACTTCAACGTGTATCTTGTGTGTCAGTGAACAATGTTAAATATTCCCTTGGCGATGTATTTGTAATAAGCCATCTGCACACAGAAATGATTCCATTGTTCTGGAAGGTGAAGTACATACTAAACATTGACACtttgtgggttatgtgtggtaaAATATTGGTTCCAGTGTCATTCGATGGTCATTTCCATGCATATCGTGTCACACTTGACAAAGATTGGACTTTACAAATTCCAGGAAAGGAATTGGATCATCAAGCTCTTGACACGTATTCTGTTGATGATAATCTTTTCGTTTCAATGAAATATTTAGTCTAA